The region CCTTGGTCTTGAGGTAGTCTCCGCCCACGTGCCCCTTCCGTTGGGCGACGACAAAAACGCTGTTCTTGACTATGTTGCCACTTTTGGGCTCGATCACATCGTTGCCATGAAAGGTCCCGAGGATTTCGAGAGCAGCGATACTATCAGGCGAGTCTGCGATCTCTTCAACGAGGCCCAGGCGGTATGTGCGGCCAACGGACTTGAGCTCTCCTATCACAACCATTGGTGGGAATTCCTGGATATCGAAGGGCGCAACGCCTTTGACATCTTTCTTGAATGCCTGTCGCCAGCGGTTAACATCGAACTGGACACCTATTGGGTGCAGGCCGCCGGCATTGATCCGGAATCGATCGTGCGACAGCTGGGTGACCGGGCGCCGTTGTTGCACATCAAGGACGGACCTGCCAAGCGGGATGTGCCCCAGTTGGCCGTGGGCGATGGCGTCCTCGACTGGGCGGGAATCATTGGTGCAGCGGATGAAGCGCAATGGCTGATCATCGAGCTGGATCACTGCGCGACAGATATGCTGACGGCGGTCGAGAAGAGCTTCGACTACCTGGTAGCCAAGGGTCTTGGGCATGGCAGCAAAGCTTAAAGTCGGTTTCGTTGGCGTTGGCGGGATATTTCCAGCCTACATTCGCGGCTGCCGCCAGTTCGATAGTCTCGATGTGGTTGCCTGCTCCGACCTCGATGTGGAGCGTGCCTCGAACAGGGCCGCCGAGTTCGGTATTCCATGGGCGGGCACAGTGGAAGATATGATCGCCCTTCCCGGCATTGATATCGTGGTCAATCTGACGGTGCCGCGGGCTCATACGGGCGTCAGTCTGGCAGCCATCGATGCCGGCAAACATGTGCATTCGGAGAAACCGCTGGCGGTAACCCGTGAAGATGGGCAGCGCATCGTGGAAGCCGCGTCGGCCAAGGGGGTTCTGGTGAGCTGCGCGCCGGATACCTTTCTGGGCGGTGGGCAACAAACCTGTCGCAAACTGATCGACGATGGTTGGATCGGCCGGCCGGTGGCGGCCGTTGCTTTCATGACCAGCCGGGGTCCCGAGTCCTGGCACTCCAATCCTGATTTCTTCTATCAGACGGGCGCGGGACCGTTGTTTGACATGGGGCCTTACTATCTGACGGCCCTGGTGAATCTGCTGGGACCGGTGGCGCGTGTCTCGGCTGCCACCGGAATCTCCTTTGCGGAGCGGGTGGCGACCAGCGAAACCCAGTTTGGCCGGCGCATTCCGGTGGAAGTTCCCACCCATGTGTCGGCCAATCTGGACTATGTTGCAGGGCCTATCGCGACCATGATTCAGAGCTGGGATGTGTGGGCCGCCAATCTGCCGCTCATTGAGGTCTACGGCTCGGAAGGCAGTCTGAGTGTGCCGGATCCCAAC is a window of Chloroflexota bacterium DNA encoding:
- a CDS encoding sugar phosphate isomerase/epimerase, producing MTLPIALQTYTVRDLLEDDFEGVMRRVAGIGYAGVETTFTIPGTTLANAAATLRDLGLEVVSAHVPLPLGDDKNAVLDYVATFGLDHIVAMKGPEDFESSDTIRRVCDLFNEAQAVCAANGLELSYHNHWWEFLDIEGRNAFDIFLECLSPAVNIELDTYWVQAAGIDPESIVRQLGDRAPLLHIKDGPAKRDVPQLAVGDGVLDWAGIIGAADEAQWLIIELDHCATDMLTAVEKSFDYLVAKGLGHGSKA
- a CDS encoding Gfo/Idh/MocA family oxidoreductase; this encodes MAAKLKVGFVGVGGIFPAYIRGCRQFDSLDVVACSDLDVERASNRAAEFGIPWAGTVEDMIALPGIDIVVNLTVPRAHTGVSLAAIDAGKHVHSEKPLAVTREDGQRIVEAASAKGVLVSCAPDTFLGGGQQTCRKLIDDGWIGRPVAAVAFMTSRGPESWHSNPDFFYQTGAGPLFDMGPYYLTALVNLLGPVARVSAATGISFAERVATSETQFGRRIPVEVPTHVSANLDYVAGPIATMIQSWDVWAANLPLIEVYGSEGSLSVPDPNQFGGQVLVRRAGADDWSEIPLTHSAEVGRGIGVAELANAIAYDRPLRTDASLAYHVLDTMIAITESSDDSRHVQIESSCERPAPLPLGLQKGRLDQ